A stretch of the Chanos chanos chromosome 1, fChaCha1.1, whole genome shotgun sequence genome encodes the following:
- the gpr135 gene encoding G-protein coupled receptor 135, with protein sequence MTSSDNISGSDLILELVTLNPVISILATQASVGNHTGGEENQSIPVKSSEGNSVLQGIAVAAQALLLLAIFLLSSLGNSAVVIVIIKHRQLRTVTNAFIMSLSLSDFLTAVLCLPFSFMMLFSKDGMWMFGDRFCIANGFFNTCFGIISTLTMTLISFDRYYAIVRQPQEKIGRKRAIQLLVAVWLSAVFFSLPWYLVLRTSDHLVVHKQGFYHCMYVFHSGTSRMGTAYSIALIVVCYLLPFALMCFCHYNICKTVRLSEIRVRPVTTYAHLLRFYSEMRTATTVLIMIVFIIFCWGPYCLMGIITAVGDYSFSPAMDTVAIWMAWANGAINPLIYAIRNPNISMLLGRSREEGYRTRNIAAYLSTQTQSREVRTRADRIRDRYVSRHGANSRLSSSSPANGGEVAMWACKNPAVFFCRDGQPDTLSEPAVPKVETADTSL encoded by the coding sequence ATGACCTCTTCAGACAACATTTCGGGTTCAGATTTGATTTTGGAACTAGTGACACTGAATCCAGTTATATCAATTCTGGCTACACAGGCCAGCGTCGGAAATCACACGGGCGGAGAGGAGAACCAGAGTATACCCGTGAAGAGTTCCGAAGGAAACTCGGTGCTTCAAGGCATAGCTGTGGCTGCGCAAGCACTGTTGCTCTTGGCTATATTTCTCCTGTCCAGTTTAGGTAATTCGGCCGTAGTAATTGTTATAATCAAGCACAGGCAGCTGAGAACCGTGACAAATGCTTTCATtatgtccctctccctctctgatttcCTGACCGCCGTTCTTTGTTTACCTTTTTCCTTCATGATGCTTTTCAGTAAAGATGGTATGTGGATGTTTGGAGACCGTTTCTGCATTGCCAACGGATTTTTCAACACTTGTTTTGGTATTATCTCTACCTTAACAATGACCCTCATTTCTTTTGACCGGTACTATGCCATCGTAAGGCAACCACAAGAAAAAATTGGCAGGAAGAGGGCCATCCAGCTGTTGGTGGCAGTCTGGTTGTCGGCGgtgtttttctcccttccaTGGTACTTGGTCTTGCGAACATCTGATCACCTGGTGGTACACAAACAGGGATTTTACCATTGTATGTACGTATTTCACTCTGGTACCTCTAGAATGGGCACTGCATACAGTATAGCTTTAATTGTCGTATGTTATCTCCTTCCTTTTGCTCTCATGTGCTTCTGTCACTACAACATCTGTAAGACTGTCCGACTGTCAGAAATTAGGGTGCGGCCAGTAACCACTTATGCGCACCTGCTTCGTTTCTACAGTGAGATGAGGACAGCTACTACAGTTTTGATAATGATTGTGTTCATCATCTTCTGCTGGGGCCCTTACTGTTTAATGGGCATCATCACTGCCGTGGGAGACTACTCCTTTAGCCCTGCCATGGACACGGTCGCTATCTGGATGGCCTGGGCAAACGGTGCCATAAATCCTTTGATATATGCCATAAGGAACCCCAACATATCGATGCTCCTGGGCCGTAGTCGGGAGGAGGGCTATAGGACTAGAAATATTGCCGCCTACCTATCaactcagacacagagcagagaggtcAGAACGCGAGCTGACAGAATCAGAGACCGATACGTCAGCAGACACGGTGCCAACAGTCGCTTGTCTTCCTCCAGTCCGGCAAACGGGGGAGAAGTTGCCATGTGGGCCTGTAAAAATCCGGCAGTGTTCTTCTGCAGAGATGGTCAGCCCGATACTTTGTCTGAACCTGCGGTCCCCAAGGTTGAGACCGCTGACACTAGTTTGTAA
- the jkamp gene encoding JNK1/MAPK8-associated membrane protein produces MTVAMSSTCPGLYCGKTLINGTIEGECGVCPRGERANLQKICQKCIGSPELYDWLYLGFMAMLPLLLHWFFIEWYSGKKSSSALFQHITALFECSAAAVVTLLVSDPVGQLSIRSCRVQMLSDWYTMLYNPSPDYVTTLHCTQEAVFPLYTIVLIYYAFCLVLMMLLRPLLVKKIACGLGKSDRFKSIYAALYFFPILTVLQAVGGGLLYYAFPYIILVLSLVTLAVYMSASEIQSFKNLVAKKKRLVVLLSHWLLHAYGIISISRLDKLGQDLPLLALVPGPALFYLLTAKFTEPNRILSEGGNGH; encoded by the exons ATGA CTGTGGCAATGAGTTCCACCTGTCCAGGGCTGTATTGTGGAAAGACCCTAATAAATGGAACGATTGAGGGAGAATGTGGG GTATGTCCGCGAGGGGAAAGGGCTAATTTGCAGAAGATCTGTCAGAAATGTATCGGCTCACCAGAACTTTATGACTGGCTCTACCTGGGGTTCATGGCCATGCTCCCACTCCTACTTCACTGGTTCTTTATAGAATGGTATTCAGGgaagaaaag CTCCAGTGCCCTGTTCCAGCACATTACAGCCTTGTTTGAATGCAGTGCCGCAGCTGTGGTGACTCTACTGGTCAGTGATCCGGTGGGTCAGTTGTCCATTCGGTCTTGCCGAGTCCAGATGCTGTCAGACTGGTACACCATGCTGTATAACCCCAGTCCAGACTACGTcaccacactacactgtacCCAGGAGGCCGTGTTCCCACT GTACACCATTGTGTTAATCTACTACGCCTTCTGCCTGGTCTTGATGATGCTGCTGCGGCCTCTCCTGGTGAAAAAGATAGCGTGTGGCTTGGGGAAGTCAGACCGCTTCAAAAGCATTTACGCTGCCCTCTACTTCTTCCCCATCCTCACTGTTTTACAAGCAGTTGGAGGAGGCCTTCTCT acTATGCCTTTCCTTACATCATCCTGGTATTGTCCTTGGTAACCTTGGCAGTGTACATGTCAGCCTCAGAGATTCAG TCTTTCAAGAACCTTGTTGCCAAGAAGAAGAGGCTGGTGGTACTGTTGAGTCACTGGCTCCTTCATGCCTATGGCATCATCTCCATCTCCCGACTGGACAAGCTGGGACAGGACTTGCCTCTGCTGGCTTTGGTGCCTGGACCTGCCCTGTTTTACCTGCTCACGGCCAAATTCACAGAACCCAACAGGATCTTGTCAGAGGGTGGCAACGGACACTGA